A DNA window from Planctomycetia bacterium contains the following coding sequences:
- a CDS encoding acetylxylan esterase, whose product MIPRTLTELWAGFEEFDRTTPLDVEILKEWEQDGVVCRIVRYQVGVFKGASSRVAAFYAFPKGGTKLPALVEMHGGGQSASLSSVVTYAKCGYAAISINWGGNKMSLGRETWSGPQTDWGKLDATHPPQRNKANHFAGSPTPDAYTLDSVESPRNSNWFLVLIAGRRAITFLQQQPEVDATRIGAHGHSMGGKLTTNLAGIDKRIKAAVPSCGGSGDLTESEAKVPGGSRTQRTEMELACISDNAYIPLVTCPILWLSPTNDFHAHIDNMAWNWRNVPDDRVRFSISPHLNHHHSDEHSITELLWFEEHLKGQAFKMPQTPQLVLELKTTTGVPRIIVTPDDSQAVQRVDIYYSLDPHALTRFWRDAKCVKSGTQWQAECPVMNLEQPFFAFANVVYETPAAYRTSPRPAGQESSATFAISSRVVSAGPAQLRSASVKATDKPDRLIDDGARGWHDWYLLNWGHPPLWNATTRKLKDPKWQGPDGATLHFEVTCRSDNQLVLTFNCNAWGAMVPGRPAVDYTVVRNLNASKALQTVSVKLSDLVATDPKITAPPDDWRTVTEFSISPSGTMVKDGRKVKIDGKAWEGPREIRNLRWEGGEYSRQAATGTTLNPEDFQKNFNEAIKKSLEQEKLDRKQPRHKNITHAIFASCF is encoded by the coding sequence GTGATCCCGCGAACCCTCACGGAACTCTGGGCCGGCTTTGAGGAATTCGACCGGACCACTCCGCTGGATGTCGAGATTCTCAAGGAGTGGGAACAGGACGGCGTCGTCTGCCGAATCGTTCGATATCAAGTGGGAGTCTTCAAGGGGGCTTCGTCGAGGGTCGCGGCGTTCTACGCTTTTCCGAAAGGCGGAACGAAACTTCCGGCACTCGTCGAGATGCATGGCGGCGGACAGTCGGCTTCGCTCAGCAGCGTCGTGACCTATGCCAAATGCGGCTATGCCGCTATCTCCATCAATTGGGGCGGCAACAAGATGAGTCTTGGCCGAGAGACTTGGAGCGGGCCGCAAACCGACTGGGGAAAGCTCGACGCGACGCATCCGCCGCAACGCAACAAGGCGAACCACTTCGCCGGGTCTCCGACTCCCGATGCATACACTCTCGATTCCGTTGAGTCGCCTCGCAACAGCAACTGGTTTCTCGTGCTGATCGCGGGGCGTCGCGCGATCACGTTCCTGCAACAGCAGCCGGAAGTGGATGCGACGCGCATCGGAGCGCACGGGCATTCCATGGGGGGCAAGCTCACCACGAACCTCGCAGGAATCGACAAAAGGATCAAAGCCGCCGTGCCGTCGTGCGGAGGTTCGGGCGACTTAACGGAGAGCGAAGCCAAGGTGCCCGGCGGAAGCCGAACCCAGCGCACGGAGATGGAACTGGCTTGCATTTCCGACAACGCCTACATCCCGCTGGTAACGTGTCCGATCCTATGGCTTTCGCCGACGAATGACTTTCACGCGCATATCGACAACATGGCTTGGAACTGGCGCAATGTGCCCGACGACCGCGTCCGATTCAGCATTTCGCCTCACCTGAATCACCATCATTCCGATGAGCACTCCATCACCGAGCTTCTGTGGTTTGAAGAGCACCTGAAGGGGCAAGCATTCAAGATGCCGCAGACGCCGCAGCTGGTGCTGGAACTCAAGACTACCACCGGCGTGCCTCGAATCATCGTCACACCGGATGATTCGCAGGCCGTACAGCGCGTCGACATTTACTACTCCCTCGATCCACATGCGCTCACCCGCTTTTGGCGCGATGCGAAGTGCGTGAAATCCGGCACGCAATGGCAGGCCGAATGCCCTGTGATGAATCTTGAGCAGCCGTTCTTCGCCTTTGCGAACGTCGTCTATGAAACACCGGCAGCCTATCGGACGAGTCCGCGGCCGGCGGGGCAGGAATCCAGCGCCACGTTTGCCATCAGCTCGCGCGTCGTCTCAGCGGGGCCCGCGCAACTGCGCTCGGCCAGCGTGAAGGCCACGGACAAGCCCGATCGGCTGATTGACGACGGCGCGCGCGGTTGGCACGACTGGTATCTCTTGAACTGGGGACATCCGCCGCTGTGGAATGCCACGACCCGCAAGCTGAAGGATCCCAAGTGGCAGGGCCCCGATGGCGCCACGCTGCACTTCGAAGTCACTTGCCGGAGCGACAACCAACTCGTGCTGACCTTCAATTGCAACGCCTGGGGTGCCATGGTGCCCGGCCGGCCTGCTGTCGACTACACGGTCGTCCGAAATCTAAACGCCTCCAAAGCCTTGCAGACCGTATCAGTGAAACTCAGCGACCTCGTCGCGACCGATCCCAAAATCACGGCGCCACCTGACGATTGGCGGACGGTCACCGAGTTCAGCATTTCTCCCAGCGGCACGATGGTCAAAGACGGCCGGAAAGTCAAAATTGACGGTAAAGCATGGGAGGGCCCGCGCGAGATTCGCAATCTGCGGTGGGAGGGGGGCGAATATTCGCGCCAAGCGGCCACCGGTACCACGCTGAATCCGGAAGACTTTCAAAAGAACTTCAACGAAGCGATCAAGAAATCCCTGGAGCAAGAGAAGCTCGATCGGAAGCAACCCCGCCACAAGAATATCACCCATGCGATCTTCGCCTCGTGCTTCTGA
- a CDS encoding DUF1501 domain-containing protein — TTLVVVMGEFGRTPRINKDGGRDHYPNAGCVLMAGAGIRRGVVIGATDRNGAVPAARPYTPGDVAASIYHALGIDPHGTYFPRLPRPTPIADGRVIDGLFA, encoded by the coding sequence AGACCACGCTCGTCGTCGTCATGGGGGAATTTGGACGTACGCCGCGCATCAACAAAGACGGTGGCCGCGATCATTATCCGAACGCCGGCTGCGTCCTCATGGCCGGTGCCGGGATTCGGCGCGGCGTGGTGATCGGCGCGACCGATCGGAACGGAGCCGTCCCTGCCGCACGACCTTACACACCGGGCGACGTTGCGGCGTCGATCTACCACGCGCTGGGAATCGATCCGCACGGAACTTACTTCCCGCGACTCCCGCGACCTACCCCGATCGCAGACGGCCGAGTCATCGACGGCTTATTCGCCTAA
- a CDS encoding arylsulfatase — protein sequence MLRSSRFLPLFFLAAGVLLGYVASSGRLQWSRPADAAPATSSTSVAKPNGAAPGAQSIVAAADKELVVAQAGAQQQPTSGKKPNIVVIMGDDIGMWNIGAYHRGLMAGRTPHLDKLAAEGMIFTDYYAEASCTAGRANFITGELPIRTGMTTVGQAGASVGIPAQAVTIATALRSLGYATGQFGKNHLGDKNEFLPTVHGFDEFFGYLYHLDAMEDPSHPAYPQELLDKVGPRNMVHSWATDVDDPTEMPRWGKIGKQKIEDAGTLYPKRMETVDDEIRDLSFKFIEKAKAEDKPFFVWLNPTRMHVTTHLSAKYQALRNSENGWSIQEAGMAQIDDVVGATMQKLKDLGVDDDTIVIFTTDNGTETFTWPDGGTTPFAQCKGTVMEGGFRAPAILRWPGKVPAEKVENGLISGLDWFPTFLAAAGEPNIIEDLKQGRKFGDTTYKVHLDGSNQMDMITGKGPSKRTEIWYFGESELGAVRIGDYKYRFIDQPHGWLGEKTKPDVPYLTNLRLDPFERQGWPGNGTKDGAQNYMSWFLYEFWRFVFVQDQVEKLAMTAVEFPPMQKGASFNLDAVKEKIKKAQAAMAR from the coding sequence ATGCTCCGAAGCAGTAGGTTTCTGCCCCTCTTCTTTCTGGCCGCGGGCGTGCTGCTGGGATATGTCGCCTCCTCCGGCCGATTGCAATGGAGCCGGCCGGCCGACGCCGCGCCGGCCACTTCGTCGACCTCGGTCGCCAAGCCGAACGGCGCCGCTCCCGGGGCGCAGTCGATAGTCGCAGCAGCCGATAAGGAGCTGGTCGTCGCTCAGGCCGGCGCGCAGCAGCAGCCCACCTCGGGTAAGAAGCCGAATATCGTCGTCATCATGGGAGACGACATCGGCATGTGGAACATCGGCGCCTACCATCGCGGCCTGATGGCCGGCCGAACGCCGCACCTCGACAAGCTCGCTGCTGAGGGCATGATCTTCACCGACTACTATGCCGAAGCGAGTTGCACGGCAGGTCGGGCCAACTTCATCACCGGCGAACTCCCGATTCGGACCGGAATGACGACGGTCGGCCAAGCCGGCGCGTCGGTCGGGATCCCGGCGCAGGCGGTCACGATCGCTACTGCGCTGAGGTCGCTCGGTTACGCTACCGGCCAATTCGGAAAGAACCATCTCGGCGACAAGAACGAGTTCCTGCCGACCGTCCACGGCTTCGACGAATTCTTCGGTTACCTCTATCATCTCGACGCGATGGAAGACCCGTCGCATCCCGCTTATCCGCAGGAACTGCTCGACAAGGTCGGCCCGCGGAACATGGTTCACTCTTGGGCGACGGACGTCGATGATCCGACCGAGATGCCGCGGTGGGGTAAGATCGGCAAGCAAAAGATCGAAGACGCCGGAACGCTCTATCCGAAGCGAATGGAGACCGTCGATGATGAGATTCGCGATCTCTCCTTCAAGTTCATCGAGAAGGCGAAGGCCGAAGACAAGCCGTTCTTCGTTTGGCTCAACCCGACGCGGATGCACGTGACCACCCATCTCTCGGCAAAGTATCAAGCGCTGCGCAATTCGGAAAACGGTTGGTCGATCCAAGAGGCCGGAATGGCGCAGATCGACGACGTCGTGGGTGCCACGATGCAGAAGCTCAAAGACCTAGGCGTCGACGATGACACCATCGTCATCTTCACGACCGACAACGGCACGGAGACCTTCACTTGGCCCGACGGCGGAACGACGCCGTTTGCGCAGTGCAAAGGGACCGTCATGGAAGGGGGCTTCCGCGCGCCGGCCATCCTACGTTGGCCGGGGAAGGTTCCTGCGGAGAAGGTGGAGAACGGTCTCATCTCGGGCCTCGACTGGTTCCCGACGTTCCTCGCCGCCGCCGGCGAACCGAACATCATCGAAGACCTCAAGCAAGGTCGTAAGTTCGGCGACACGACCTACAAGGTGCATCTCGACGGTTCCAACCAGATGGACATGATCACCGGCAAGGGACCGTCGAAGCGAACCGAGATTTGGTACTTCGGCGAAAGCGAGTTGGGGGCCGTCCGCATCGGCGACTACAAGTACCGCTTCATTGATCAGCCTCATGGCTGGCTCGGCGAAAAAACCAAGCCCGACGTTCCATACCTGACCAACCTGCGCCTCGATCCGTTTGAACGACAGGGCTGGCCGGGCAACGGGACCAAAGACGGAGCTCAGAACTATATGAGTTGGTTCCTCTACGAGTTCTGGCGTTTCGTCTTCGTCCAGGATCAGGTGGAAAAGCTCGCCATGACGGCCGTCGAGTTCCCGCCGATGCAGAAGGGGGCGAGCTTCAACTTGGATGCCGTGAAAGAGAAGATCAAGAAGGCTCAAGCCGCAATGGCCCGGTAA
- a CDS encoding DUF1080 domain-containing protein: MTKPFAFLLSAIAWAATAHAAGPSYTDPTMTDADFPFQGEYVGTRKTEDGVFKVGLQVIALGKGKFHLVEYQGGLPGDGWKKGETKIELGGELKEGAVAAKGEKIGARIKDGVAKLLSEEGSEIAQLKKVTRTSPTLGASPPEGAIVLFDGKSAEAFDKGRMTDDGLLMQGCSSKRKFGSCKVHIEFRTPYQPEDRGQGRGNSGIYVGARYECQMLDSFGLKGENNECGGLYSVKAPDVNMCLPPLTWQTFDIDYTAAKYEGDKLVANPRVTISHNGVLIHNDVELPGERSTTSAPNKPGPDPGPIYLQDHGNPLRYRNIWVVETK; encoded by the coding sequence ATGACGAAGCCTTTCGCCTTCCTCCTGTCGGCCATTGCCTGGGCAGCGACAGCGCATGCAGCCGGTCCGAGCTATACCGACCCAACCATGACCGATGCCGATTTTCCATTTCAAGGAGAATACGTCGGCACGCGCAAGACCGAGGACGGAGTTTTCAAAGTCGGACTACAGGTCATCGCACTCGGCAAGGGAAAGTTTCACCTCGTTGAATACCAAGGCGGCCTCCCCGGCGACGGCTGGAAAAAGGGAGAGACAAAAATTGAGCTGGGCGGCGAATTGAAAGAAGGAGCGGTCGCCGCAAAGGGAGAGAAAATCGGAGCGAGGATCAAGGACGGCGTCGCCAAGTTACTTTCCGAAGAGGGAAGCGAAATCGCCCAGCTCAAGAAAGTCACGCGTACTAGCCCGACTCTCGGCGCAAGTCCGCCCGAGGGCGCGATCGTCCTCTTCGACGGTAAGTCGGCCGAGGCCTTCGACAAAGGCCGCATGACCGACGACGGTCTCCTGATGCAAGGCTGTTCGAGCAAGCGGAAGTTCGGCAGTTGCAAGGTGCATATCGAGTTCCGTACGCCGTATCAACCGGAAGATCGGGGCCAGGGACGCGGCAATAGCGGGATCTACGTCGGCGCTCGATACGAATGCCAGATGCTAGATTCGTTCGGCCTGAAAGGGGAGAACAACGAATGCGGCGGGTTGTATTCGGTGAAGGCGCCGGACGTGAACATGTGCCTGCCGCCGCTCACTTGGCAAACCTTCGACATCGACTACACCGCGGCGAAGTACGAAGGAGACAAACTGGTCGCCAACCCGCGGGTGACGATCTCGCACAACGGAGTGCTCATCCATAACGACGTGGAGCTTCCTGGTGAGCGTTCGACCACCTCCGCTCCCAACAAGCCCGGCCCCGACCCCGGCCCGATTTACCTGCAGGATCACGGCAACCCACTCCGCTATCGGAACATTTGGGTCGTTGAGACCAAATGA
- a CDS encoding DUF1501 domain-containing protein encodes MSESHDAHSAPFTMFSRRAALRIGGAGGISLAAFGSASRPLSAFAAPSGSLLSESAASFGRAKSVILFFLLGGPSQHDTWDPKPDAPAEVRGEFKPIASSLSGLQVGELMPRTAKLTDRLAVIRSMITGDNSHSSSGYQMLTGVPHVPLGVENATKKAPNIAPCAASIVKSLRAEGGKLPASIVLPEHVWNDGNISWPGQDAGFLGLKHDPWLIPCDPSEASFQVPALSLPGELTQPRFDGRRELLTELNRRLDRWSETAGSAPYDLYARQAVDMLTSSDSRGAFDIKAESEATRDRYGRTRFGQSTLLARRLVEAGVSLVQVNWTRVKGLQSSGWDTHANHHKQARDMLMPMMDQTYSALLEDLEARGLLDETLVVWAGEFGRSPRVNGAGGRDHWGRCFSIALAGAGIRRGTVFGASNAHGGEPARDAVTPADLWATVYHCLGHHPDSLMHDPQGRPLPISRGSVIRDVLI; translated from the coding sequence ATGTCGGAATCACACGACGCTCACTCCGCTCCGTTCACGATGTTCTCGCGGCGTGCGGCGCTGCGCATCGGCGGCGCCGGCGGGATCTCGCTGGCGGCCTTCGGTTCCGCATCCCGGCCCCTATCGGCTTTCGCAGCACCATCGGGTTCACTCCTTTCCGAATCCGCCGCTTCGTTCGGCCGCGCGAAGTCGGTGATCTTGTTCTTTCTGCTCGGCGGCCCGTCGCAGCACGATACCTGGGACCCTAAGCCCGACGCTCCGGCCGAAGTGCGCGGCGAGTTTAAGCCTATCGCATCGAGCTTATCCGGTCTGCAGGTCGGCGAGCTCATGCCGCGCACCGCGAAGCTGACCGATCGGCTCGCCGTGATTCGCTCGATGATCACCGGCGACAACAGCCACTCGTCGAGCGGTTATCAGATGCTGACCGGCGTACCTCACGTGCCGCTCGGCGTCGAGAACGCGACGAAGAAAGCGCCGAACATCGCACCGTGCGCCGCCTCGATCGTCAAATCGTTGCGCGCCGAAGGTGGCAAGCTCCCCGCGTCGATCGTATTGCCCGAGCATGTTTGGAACGACGGCAATATCTCCTGGCCCGGCCAAGACGCCGGCTTCCTCGGCTTGAAGCACGATCCATGGCTCATTCCTTGCGATCCTTCCGAAGCTTCGTTTCAGGTGCCGGCTTTGAGCTTGCCCGGCGAACTGACGCAACCGCGATTCGACGGCCGCCGTGAACTGCTCACCGAGCTCAATCGCCGCTTGGATCGTTGGAGTGAGACGGCCGGCAGCGCTCCTTACGATCTCTACGCGCGGCAAGCCGTCGACATGCTCACGTCGTCGGATTCGCGCGGCGCGTTCGACATCAAAGCCGAGAGCGAGGCGACGCGCGATCGTTACGGCCGGACGCGCTTCGGACAGAGCACGCTCTTGGCCCGGCGACTCGTCGAAGCCGGGGTCTCACTCGTGCAGGTCAACTGGACGCGCGTGAAAGGCTTGCAAAGCAGCGGCTGGGATACGCACGCGAATCATCACAAGCAAGCGCGCGACATGCTCATGCCGATGATGGATCAGACCTACTCGGCGCTGCTGGAAGATCTCGAAGCGCGCGGCTTGCTCGACGAGACGCTCGTCGTGTGGGCCGGCGAGTTCGGACGCTCGCCGCGAGTCAACGGCGCGGGCGGTCGCGACCATTGGGGCCGCTGCTTCTCGATCGCACTGGCCGGAGCCGGCATTCGTCGCGGCACGGTCTTCGGCGCCTCTAACGCTCATGGCGGCGAGCCGGCTCGCGATGCCGTCACGCCGGCCGACCTCTGGGCCACGGTTTATCACTGCCTCGGCCATCATCCCGACTCGCTGATGCACGATCCCCAGGGTCGTCCGTTGCCGATCAGTCGCGGATCGGTCATCCGTGACGTGCTGATCTAA
- a CDS encoding arylsulfatase, whose protein sequence is MQRFPRWETIIGRLLLLTTLASAAGCPQQSADKSEDAPVPQAAVVEEQATGSEASATPRIAAQSGSPGATTALPGNQLPPPDPKFGGVINLKATDSKPWWPPRVVPPKGAPNVLLIMTDDCGFGSPSTFGGVIPTPALDRIANNGLRYTQFHSTSLCSPTRAALITGRNHHVAGFGVVGEAATGFPGYDSVIRKECGTVGEILKQNGYATSWFGKDHNTPFYEASVAGPFDQWPNGMGFDYFYGFVGGDTSQWTPNLFRNTTPIYPFEGNPEWNLTTAMADEAIEHMKGLHEVAPDKPFFVYYVPGGVHAPHHPTKEWVKKISDMHLFDDGWNKLRETIFANQKKQGIVPQDTKLSAWPKELPEWDTLDLRQKELFIKQANVFAAYLAYTDHEIGRVIQSVEDMGELDNTLIIYISGDNGASPEGTINGTPNEFTFFNGVTVPVNDQYLFYELWGSDQTFPHYSAGWAWAFDTPFQWCKQVASHFGGTRQGMCMSWPGHITDKGGIRTQFHHMIDIVPTILEVTGIPVPDTINGIKQRPMDGVSMAYSWDKANATTPSKRTTQYFEMLGNRAIYHEGWVACTTPVNTPWDLGIMPSPDVISGYKWELYHVDKDFSQSTDLAAQMPDKLKELQDLFYVEAKKNDVLPLDNSTLARFLTPRPSPTAGRTSFTYTGELSGVPPACAPSILGRSYNIEAEIEIPEGGAQGMIVTEGGRFGGYGLFLSKGELDIGRGKVVFIYNLLGKRIAWEGPKLEAGKHTIVFDFKYDGPGFGKGGTGTLSIDGKEAAKKTLEHTVPITFPEDETFDVGMDTRTPVALIEYHYDCPFKFTGKINRLTYALGPHEYVAAIKTETPQ, encoded by the coding sequence ATGCAACGATTTCCGCGGTGGGAAACGATCATTGGTCGATTGCTCCTCTTGACGACATTGGCGAGTGCCGCCGGCTGTCCGCAGCAATCCGCTGACAAGAGCGAAGATGCTCCGGTGCCCCAGGCCGCGGTGGTTGAAGAGCAAGCCACGGGATCGGAGGCATCGGCGACCCCTCGGATCGCCGCTCAGTCGGGCAGTCCCGGCGCCACAACGGCTCTTCCAGGCAACCAGCTTCCACCGCCCGATCCGAAGTTCGGCGGCGTCATCAATCTGAAAGCAACCGACTCGAAGCCGTGGTGGCCGCCGCGCGTAGTGCCGCCGAAGGGCGCGCCCAATGTGCTCTTGATTATGACGGACGATTGCGGATTCGGGTCGCCGAGCACGTTCGGCGGTGTCATCCCCACGCCGGCCCTGGATCGCATCGCAAATAACGGACTTCGTTATACGCAGTTCCATTCCACCTCGCTCTGCTCACCGACTCGTGCGGCCCTGATCACCGGGCGCAATCATCACGTGGCAGGATTCGGTGTCGTGGGCGAAGCGGCTACCGGCTTTCCGGGCTACGATTCGGTCATACGCAAGGAGTGCGGCACCGTCGGCGAAATCCTCAAGCAGAACGGTTACGCGACGTCGTGGTTCGGCAAGGACCATAACACTCCTTTCTATGAAGCGTCGGTGGCAGGGCCGTTCGATCAATGGCCCAACGGGATGGGCTTCGATTACTTCTACGGCTTCGTCGGCGGTGACACGAGCCAGTGGACGCCGAACTTGTTCCGCAATACGACGCCGATTTATCCGTTTGAGGGAAACCCCGAATGGAACCTGACCACGGCGATGGCCGACGAAGCGATCGAGCACATGAAGGGCCTCCACGAAGTTGCGCCCGACAAGCCGTTCTTCGTCTATTACGTCCCCGGTGGCGTACATGCTCCGCACCATCCCACGAAAGAATGGGTGAAGAAGATCAGCGATATGCACTTGTTCGACGATGGCTGGAACAAGTTGCGCGAAACCATTTTCGCGAACCAAAAGAAGCAGGGTATCGTCCCGCAAGACACGAAGCTCTCTGCCTGGCCGAAGGAACTGCCCGAATGGGATACCCTCGACCTGAGGCAGAAAGAACTCTTCATCAAGCAGGCTAACGTCTTCGCCGCGTACCTCGCTTATACCGACCACGAGATCGGCCGCGTCATTCAGTCGGTCGAAGATATGGGCGAACTCGACAATACGCTCATCATCTACATCAGCGGCGACAACGGAGCGAGCCCCGAGGGAACGATCAACGGCACTCCCAACGAGTTCACCTTCTTCAACGGCGTCACCGTGCCGGTGAACGACCAATACTTGTTCTACGAGCTTTGGGGCTCAGACCAAACTTTTCCGCACTACTCCGCCGGCTGGGCCTGGGCCTTTGACACCCCGTTCCAATGGTGCAAGCAGGTGGCGTCACACTTCGGCGGTACTCGCCAAGGCATGTGCATGTCGTGGCCGGGGCATATCACCGACAAGGGCGGTATCCGCACGCAGTTCCATCATATGATCGACATCGTGCCGACGATCCTCGAAGTGACCGGTATTCCCGTTCCCGACACGATCAACGGCATCAAACAGCGACCGATGGACGGCGTGAGCATGGCTTACTCATGGGACAAGGCCAACGCGACCACACCCTCCAAGCGCACGACGCAATACTTCGAGATGCTCGGCAACCGTGCCATTTATCATGAAGGCTGGGTCGCCTGCACCACTCCGGTCAACACGCCTTGGGATTTGGGCATCATGCCGTCCCCCGACGTGATCTCCGGCTACAAGTGGGAACTCTACCACGTCGACAAGGACTTCTCGCAGTCAACGGATCTCGCCGCCCAAATGCCCGACAAGCTCAAGGAGCTGCAGGATCTCTTCTATGTGGAGGCAAAGAAGAACGACGTACTACCGCTCGACAACTCGACGCTCGCGCGGTTCCTTACGCCGCGCCCCAGCCCGACGGCGGGACGCACCAGCTTCACCTATACCGGTGAGTTGAGCGGTGTCCCTCCGGCTTGCGCTCCGAGTATTCTCGGACGCTCGTATAACATCGAAGCGGAGATCGAGATACCGGAGGGGGGTGCTCAAGGGATGATCGTAACCGAAGGTGGACGCTTCGGCGGATATGGATTGTTCTTGAGTAAAGGGGAACTCGACATCGGCCGCGGCAAAGTCGTCTTCATCTACAATCTGCTGGGGAAACGCATTGCGTGGGAAGGCCCCAAGCTCGAAGCCGGCAAGCACACGATCGTTTTCGACTTCAAGTACGACGGACCGGGATTCGGAAAAGGAGGGACCGGCACGCTCTCGATCGATGGTAAGGAAGCGGCCAAGAAAACGCTGGAGCACACCGTGCCAATCACCTTTCCCGAAGATGAGACTTTCGACGTCGGAATGGACACGCGCACTCCCGTCGCGCTCATCGAGTACCACTACGACTGCCCATTCAAGTTCACCGGCAAGATCAATCGTTTGACATACGCTCTCGGCCCGCACGAATACGTTGCCGCGATCAAGACCGAGACGCCGCAATAG
- a CDS encoding carbohydrate porin, with the protein MQGRRDSPLEIGGQWWIHENYAAFDGRRPGHAAEQNLLNLFATIDMEKLVGLEGGRWSCLFQNHGGTNGHTLAGDEQFFDQLDASPHSQRSQISELWCEQKLFDERVRVKIGKVDANNEFAFVENGADFLHGAFGNSPTIFLLPTYPDPACGANLFLYPTKETYFGVAMYDGSAANGNLPGLAGPSRLLSGNSPLFWIGEAGFRYRLSRGRDGRLCVGYWYSTATFEEVNQLREESFDINGHLVERTFGRLQSIHGVDGLYLTWEQTLWRENPDDEDDRQGIRAFYQFGNSDPRITIFQFYNGAGLTRTGFLAGRDEDAIGLGVACSDLSSDPQATNFRRGRIRHSDMRGSETAINGYYLWKHSPNFSVSPQATYIIPAAQSASYGSPLMLTLRVILTF; encoded by the coding sequence TTGCAGGGAAGGCGAGATTCGCCGCTGGAGATCGGCGGTCAGTGGTGGATTCACGAGAACTACGCTGCCTTCGATGGCCGGAGGCCGGGCCACGCCGCCGAGCAAAACCTGTTAAACCTCTTTGCAACGATCGACATGGAGAAGTTGGTCGGCCTCGAAGGGGGCCGTTGGTCCTGCCTGTTTCAAAATCACGGCGGCACGAACGGCCACACGCTGGCCGGCGACGAGCAGTTTTTCGATCAGCTCGATGCATCCCCCCACTCGCAACGCTCCCAGATTTCGGAACTGTGGTGCGAGCAAAAGCTGTTCGATGAGCGCGTGCGTGTGAAGATCGGCAAAGTCGACGCGAATAACGAATTCGCCTTCGTTGAGAACGGCGCCGATTTCTTGCACGGGGCATTCGGCAACTCGCCGACGATTTTCTTGTTGCCGACCTATCCCGACCCGGCTTGCGGCGCGAACCTGTTCCTCTATCCGACGAAGGAGACGTACTTCGGCGTCGCCATGTACGACGGTTCGGCGGCGAACGGCAACCTGCCGGGCCTCGCCGGGCCGAGTCGTTTGCTCTCGGGAAATTCGCCGTTGTTTTGGATCGGTGAAGCGGGCTTTCGTTATCGTCTTTCTCGAGGCCGCGACGGTCGCCTCTGCGTCGGCTACTGGTACTCAACAGCGACGTTCGAGGAAGTCAACCAACTGCGCGAAGAATCGTTCGACATCAATGGACATCTCGTCGAACGCACGTTCGGCCGACTGCAATCGATTCACGGCGTCGACGGGCTTTATCTCACGTGGGAGCAAACCCTGTGGCGCGAGAATCCCGACGACGAAGACGATCGCCAAGGGATCCGGGCTTTTTACCAGTTCGGTAATTCCGACCCCCGGATCACTATCTTCCAGTTTTACAACGGCGCGGGCCTAACCCGGACCGGCTTTCTCGCGGGTCGCGACGAGGATGCGATCGGCCTGGGCGTTGCCTGCAGCGACCTCTCGTCCGACCCACAGGCGACGAACTTTCGCCGCGGCCGCATTCGACATTCCGACATGCGCGGCAGTGAAACGGCGATCAACGGTTACTACCTCTGGAAGCATAGCCCAAACTTTTCCGTCTCGCCGCAAGCGACTTACATCATTCCGGCGGCGCAAAGCGCAAGCTACGGTAGCCCGCTGATGCTGACGCTGCGCGTGATTCTAACGTTTTGA